The Sesamum indicum cultivar Zhongzhi No. 13 linkage group LG9, S_indicum_v1.0, whole genome shotgun sequence genome segment aaataagtaaaagagGTATACAGGATACAAACAAGCTCACTAGAGCAGCAGATAGGCCTCAGCCTTGTATTCAGTTCCATGGAATTTTCCAAATTCTAAACAAagcaattttttgtaaattcagCGGTAATCGTTCACTGAGAATTATACATCTAAGCTGCCCCAAAAGCTGGCGTACTAATCGTTCAGGCTGCATGGATTCTTGCTGGAAACGCGGCCTATTTCGTTCCATCCAAAGATGATAAACAAAGGAAGCAAGAACTGCTCTTGCTGCCGCATTGAGGAGATGTTTAACTGGCCACCGTCGGCTAGCATTCATGTATTCCAATCTGCCAAGTCCTACCTATCCAATAAAAGTTGATTTCCACTTTAAGTAGTTGTAAGCATTGCTGGGCGTAagcacaagaaaataaaagatggtCATGATTTTCCATGGAGTTGCTAGAGCAAAGGACACAATTCCGTGATAAAAGTTGCAGCCACGGTATATCCGCACGTTCCAGAATGGCTAGCCACAGAATAAAACCATTCCTCGCAATCTTGAAAGGTCCTTGAAATAAAGAGAACCATGGGACTTTGGCGCTTGGAGGGTGAAAAAGAGCGTATGCCTCACAAGTATTGAAAACAGTGTGTTTCCCTTTCCAACGTACCGAATCCGCACCCCCATATATTTGACTCAACTAGGTCAGAACTGCGAGCTGGTGGCCAATGCCATTCTCCATTCTCAAGTACAACATTCACCTTCGCACACGGGTCGAAACCTGTGATCAAGGGGAGGGTTGGCCATCTATTCAACAAAACTCCTGTTGGGTGCCATGGATCGCCCAAAGGTGAGTCTGACAACCATCTCCAATTCTATACTCAATCATTGTTTGTACAACATTTAGTAATTTAAGCAATTTCCTTCAGTACCAAGAGCCTGAAGAAAGCGATACTGTCCAAATAGTTTTCCACCGCAGTTTGTACCCATTTCACCCGTAGAGACTCGTTATTAGGGGTGATGATGTTCCACAAATAACGCAGCATGAGtgaaagattaacagattccaCACTGTGAATTCCCAATCCTCCTTGGTCCTTGGCGCGGCAGACTTGTGCCCAGCCGACCTTTGCACAACCCCTATCGCTGAGTCCCTTCTATAAGAATGTCCTGAGAAGACTTTCAATATGTCGAGTAATGCCCTTTGGCAAGATAAAAAGCTTGCCCCCAATAGTAATACATGGCTGTAAGGACAGATTTAATTAGCTGAGCTTTAGCTGCGAAGGATAGTCCCCTGCTCCCGTATGAGCCTATTCTATCTTCAATCTTTTTGATGAGTGGTTGATAGTTGCTATTCGTGAGTCTTGAGGAGGTAAGTGGTACTCCCAGATACTTTACAGGAAAGGAGCCTAAAGGAAACCCCATCACTCCCAGGAGCTCCTGCTGGTGAGGTACTGCAGACTTAGAAAGAAGGATCTGGCTTTTCTGTCCAGATAATGCAGCAAATCCATCAAGAGCATGTTTGAAAAACCATCAGTGATTCCATGGATGCTTTGCTAAACATCAAAAGGTCGTCAGTGAAGCAAAGGATAGTCAAGGAGATCTCCTTACAACGTCAGTGGTAGGAAAAATTTGAACTAGACTGGATCTTGGCTTTAACGGATAGATGAACAACTTCCATACAAGAACAAAAGTATAAGGAGATAGGGGATCTCCCTGTCTTAAGCCACGAGTGCCTCGAAAGTAGCCATGTAGCTCACCGTGTATTGAGATTGAGTAGCTTGCACAAGTGATGCACTCCATTATCCAATGAATATACAATGGTGGGAATTTGAATAGTTTTAGTGCTGCTTCAACATTGTCCCATTCAACTGTGTCAAAAACCTTCCGAAGATCCACTTTAACTGCACATCTACCCTTATTATATCCAGAGAAAATCTCCTGGGCGAGAAGAATGTTGTCACTAATTCTTCTGCCAGGAACAAAAGCATTTTGTGAAGGATCCAAGTTCCAGAATTCCTTTCATGCACTGGACTAGGATTTTAGTAATAGTCTTGTAGATCACAATGCAGCAAGCAATAGGTCGAAAATCTGCTACTGTTTTACTGGGAGTTGCATCTTGGGAATGAGGGCTAATACGGTCGCACTAAGCTGCTTTAATAGTTTCCCATGCCTGAAAAACCAAGCTCAATCCTCAATTGTATCATTCCTATCGTCAACTGTAAGAAACGTGATGATCCTTAACTCCCTTTCAAGTCGATTTAGCGTAAGACTTGAAGTGGGGAAAGTCAGGTTTCTTCATACAGAGGTctaattatgtgatatttGTGTATCATCATCCTGTACTATAATGTGTTATTTATCAATGTTTCATTGTCTGAGTAAACTCTAATATGATGGAGTTAGATCATCAACACAATGACGCACCAATCCTGACAtgttttcacattttatttaactgaATCTTGACAAGTTAGTTATTGTACCCCTATCAATAGCAGTTGATTGATTAGTTATGTACTCTATAAAATAGAATCCTATTCATGGGCATTTCAAAAGTCGTTTGGccttgatattaatataattgtctGAGAATTTAcgattctctctctctcttttttttattagataccACTCACTATGTTATTGacatattcaaaattaagaactaatcatatatattgataatttcaaatcgattaatacatttaaaataaagaaagaaatcataACCTGCTATACACGTAAATATATACTCACattaatgaaattcaaatttatacttGCGAGATTTCAAGTTTATTGCTTGAACAAGACCTCGTTGACTAGTCATGACTCTTTTTAACAACTTTACTTATAACTGAGGATTGAAGTACACTCAATCTatatgcataaaataaaattttataatattataattaaatatgaaaaaattaaaataacataagTATTGAGTTGTAACCTCGTATTTCAGATAACCCTATTCGACTATTACAACTGTGCAGAGTACAAAATTCCTTCGATACAATTACTTATTACAAATATcacaaagaataaatataatgaaaaaatcagaaattaaacaaactcaatatatattgaagATAGGCTCAAATCTGCCAGATCCAGTAGGACTCGGTCACTAAGCACCGATTTTTACGATCACCACGACCCACGGTTGCTCCACCTAAAAAAGAACACCACCAAGGTTCCGATCACTAAGAACACACTAAATCATTGTCACTAAAACCAAAAAGAAGGTTTCGCACAAAGTTGTTTTGCTAAGGAAGAGCAAGAATGTGTATTCTATTTTTCAGCCGAAAGGGATCAAGCCCTTTTATAGAGGAAAGGATGGTAAGTCTCCATATTTACCAGTACTCAAATCTCAGAGATTTAAGTAACAGGAGAACTAGAGAGAGATGGAGTTTTGTGCAGAGataagagagaagagagacgTGAGAAATAGATTTAGGATTCTGATTTAGTATGAATCCGAACCGAGTCGGGTCAAGGTGGGTGGGTGGGCCGTCCAGTGGGTCGGGTTCTGGGCCTTTTAATAGGATATTTGGGCCACAATTCACAACAATAAGTAATGAGTTAAAATTGGTAAAATCGATTGATATCAAATATACATGAATACAAgctatgaataaataaatagatttcaTCCCCTAAAAATCGATAAGCCCAAATGACCCATCATAAAGTTCAAGAAGGCGAAAACTACAGTCAAATGACAAGTAGAAGCTCCATCCCAGAACAAGGTCCCATGAGGGTTCAAATCTAAGCCTAAGCACTCCACCAACCCGTAAATGTGGATCCCAAGCTGTCTTCGCGGGAGTAGGGGAGACACGTGGCCAACATCCCTACCAGCCAACTCGAAAGAGGAGTAGGCTCCCGCTAAATCACCTTGAGACCTAGGACCTCAGAATGGAGGAATCTACGTAACCACCCAACTCGCAAGGCAGGATCAATATTTTCCGTAACGGGACACCTATTTACAGAAGATCACTCCCCAAGAAAGTCGAAATTCAGTTAAAGGCGAGGTTTCATAGGTGAATCTTCTCCCCCAAGTCCATGGGATGGAGGGACCGGGTATAAATAGGCCTATTATTCCTTGTGAAGGGTAACGCTACGTTTGACACTTGCACACTAGAAAATTCTAGCATGCAATTACAgtggtttttattttgttagtatttctattttttatatttgaacttATTGTTTCCACGATTTGTTTACTGACTTAGGCGTTCGAGTGCCAACGTAATCTTTCCAAAGCTTGTAAGAACCCAAGTTAAAAGACCTCGAGTCAGACTTGTTCAACAACTTTTTGCTagcattaatatttaataatacttttgtcaataaatattttaatatccaAAATAGTTATTGCAGGGTCAGTGTCTCAAATAAGTAGTATagatatctatattaatataaaaaaggatACTTTTTACTCGTAAAAGATAATTTGtgacaatattatatttattttttatgcatcaaaatatttttaaactaacttttttactttcaaatatattatattaatttatatattttatttttatttataagatataaaaaaaatatttattatgtacaCGAGAAAGAATAAGCGGTAGATAATCCGGCCCAAACCCTACTAAATGAAGTTGGCGCATTGATCTAGCCCCAGTGGAGCACAGCACACAGTTTAGTATGAACAATAAATATTGTGTGTTGTTTTATTGGtgttgaaatttcaaattgtaTTGTTGTTATGTACTTATTTAAGAGAAAAGACGTTTGAATATAAAGCGCAACGTGGCGCGGACTCTGCCTTGATTGGGAGGCCACTGAGGGTACTCTGTGGGGACCACCACCAATACACGCGTCGCCATCCCCAGTGCGTGGCATGTGGGGGGCTTCCCCccctattttatatttttatttttttatccttcTCAGATCCTGATAAGCTCACCCGCacaactcttttttcttcccgGGTGAAAAATGGGATATAAGAAAtgtacaagaaaaaattattcatacaagacataatttaatgtttgattaaaaaaaagattgagatgaaataaaattcgatgtatatgaattttatttggagtccaattttatttttcatttaaaattgaatggaAAAGTGAAGGTATAATGGCAaaagaatttagaaaaaaaggtacgatttttatttttattcactaTATTACCccaattattttctcattcttaCTGATAATACTGTACGTAATTGTCagataaaagataataaaattattgaaaaactaCTGTATCGAAATCAACAACCAGGTAAACAATCTTgttggtaatttttattttatctatactaaacaatttagaataaataagCAGTACTCAtctttgataaatatttttattagtaagattcttaaaattttgatatactaaaattatattagtacactattaatttatttattttctacacaaaataaaatgaagggttattcagtaaaattacaaaaaaaagtctttttcttctcaatctgtttttttcgtacaaaataggaaaaatatttgagatttactCCCTTTCCTATCGTACgaaacaatttgaaaaaaaaagaatattattattctccTTCCCCCCTCCTTTTCACTTCCTCTTCCCAGTCCgcttctatttttctttcttttggacCAAACGAaccttaaaagaaaatacataaatgaCTAATATaacaattcttttttagtCAATGAAATGTAGTTCAGTTAGTGAAATTAAGGTTCcataatatatgttatatgtaTGTGATGTTGTTTTATTgcataataggtattatctATCATAATAACATATATTCGTCATACACTTtcacattttatattattaacaatTTATGCTTTAATTTTGCTATACTTCTTACATTATTAACATATTGCGTATTCTATtactgtttttctttattgtattttttctaatcTATTTTgcatacaaataaataaggaATGTGttgttagttaattaataagaaaaacaaagaaatatttcttgtttatttttagaatgtatttttatatcttcaaaaaagataataactacaactgtGAGTACATCACATCGGTATCAAATATACGGTAGTAttcaattatgataattatttgatgcagttctttaatataatttggtTAAAGCAATGGAAACTcagagaaaatttaaaatataggatgAGTTATAACCATCTCTcctgagatttgacataattacaaatatatttttattattgagaaaattttaaaaataccctataattttaacatcatcgatttcattagattttcattcaattttgtagTAAACTAatcacaatataatttttaattacattttataatttcatattgtatatactttataattttttaaaatatttttatggtcTAATATgctctataaaatatttattttgtccctcctcaaatcttttttattatttttaacaactCAGTAAAGTCTACTTTATTGTCAGCggctatataattatttttatttgaaggaaggattttgtatttttttaaataatgaaaaaatattcgtaattatgttaaattttaaataatgtagtgatatttaccctaaaatatatattatttgctGTTTGTCCAGATTGCCCTTTCACGTGGGCCTCACACAGGGTGCACGCATTCTGGGTGCTTCCGTAGGTGACAGAAGCAGTTCAGCTGAAAACAACCCCAAATTaacacctctctctctctctctctctctctctctctctctctcctatCTATAATCTGCAGTTGCACTTTAACTCTTCTAGTTTTGCAGTCTATCTCACTCTACATCAACACACATTGATTGACTCTATAAATCCTCTCTTCGAAAATtataaccccccccccccctaaaTTCTAGGGTTTTGTTTTAAACGTCAGGAACCATCAtcttaattggtaaattttgtttcttcaaaGCTTTTCATAATTCTATGGTATTTCTTATTGCTGAGTCCTGGCTCTGCATGTACTGTACATTAGATACATGTATTCCTTTCTGCATGTGAATATTCCTGCCTGTAATGAGGTTTCTGATCTGTGGTTTTGTTCTTGTTTAGTTCCGGGATTCTGGTATggattttattgatttgtggTGTTTGTTTTTGTCAGTGAGtgaaattctttattttttttttggtctttgGATTTGGCAGGTTGATTTCTTCTGGCTTAAGTTTGATGGTGGTGTAAATAGTATTTCTAGTATTCAAATGGGTTGACGCAATTTCCCCGgcaaaaaaagttttttttttaaaggatcTTTAATTTGCGAAATTATTGGTGCAGGAAATGAAAGAAATGTTTGGATTTTGATAAGAGAATAactggaaaaggaaaaagaaaagaggacGCAGAAGGTTGAGAAATAGATTCAATGCGTTTAAAAGAAGACTTACagagtttttcttttgctcGAGTTATTTCCGTTATTTAGTAATACTTGTCAACACATGACATGATTTCATAACGGAAATAATCATGTTTTGTCGATTATTAAGATTCTTAATTCAAGTTATTGCTAGGCTTTGGAGACTGGTATATGTATGTAGTTGTAGATTTGATGCCTTGGACAAAGACTTTCGAATTGGCTTTATTGAGTTGTAGGGTGTCGAAGGATTCCTTTATAACTTATTTGGTTTTCAACGTTTAAGGCTTTTGATGTTTCTGTTTATGTTTTACCTGCTTGTTCTTTGCAAACTTTAAGctaatttattgaattcttTTGTGTTTACACTTACTAGTTTGTTGATGTGTTTGGATTCTATAAAGATTGGTCAAGTTCTTTGGAGAAACTACGAGAGCATGCAACCTAAGTCAAAAACCGTAAATCAAGGAGAAACCAATCTTTATAATGGACATAATTCCACATTATGTTCTGAACCCTGGTGGAATAGTACTGGTTTCAATTCCTTTTCCCCTGCAATGATGCGGGGAAATGCATCAGATTCCTCATCCCTGGAACAATCTGCGGATGGCCAGTCACAGTCTGAGGGTGGAATAAATGAGGACGATGATGAAACTGTCAAACAATCACCAAGTACAATGCCTCTCCAGTCAGGTATTGCTTCAGTATGCTAGTCATTTCTTCACAAATGAACCATTTTAATTCTCTGAAGTGGAACTGGTTTCTGATATAAATTGTTGATGATTGACAACATGCATGTCAGATGTGCCCTACCCTATCCCATGGCATACTTCATTCAGCTTCTATCTTTATATTTAGTTTACTCTTGTGGTGGAAATCTGCCACATATTGGGAAGGAGTGGTTATAACTTTTAAGTATGTTATCACACTGGAGGATCTTAAAAGAGACTGTTGAGGTGCTTTTAAGATGAAAATTGTTCATTTTCGTCGGGTCTTAATTTTGAAGTATTGTATAtctttcctcttctttcatCTAAATATTAATAGCAAGGGTGTTAATGTCAATGCCAGATAGAAATCATAGGCCAGAGAACACAAATCTCGAGAAAGGTGTACCTACCTTGCATCCAAGACCTGATGGAAGCCTTTCGCAGCCCCCGCAACTTGAGCTTGTCGGCCATTCAATTGTAAGAATATTGCATTCTGAATATTTGATATCTAAGCTATTGCTACTCTTAGAATATTCATAGTTCATATTGAATTTGCCAGTACCAAGAAATGTTATTCATTTTTGCCTGGTGAATCATTTTCAGGCCTGTGCTGCAAATCCTTATGATCCATATTTTGGAGGAGTGGTGGCAGCTTATGGCCAACCTATGGTATGTAAATGAGTAGGAAATTGTTTAACTGAGAATCTTGTTTCATTCAGTCATTGTTAAGTCACATGTGATGAAAGGAAGGTGAGTTTGTTATGAACTGTAACAagagatatataattttctgcTAAAGGGACCTTGAATGTCCTTCAGAAAATCTACCAACTGAAAATACTTCTTCCTATCCTTTCATAGACATCTGAAAAGTTTTGATCCAACTTGTTGCTGGGTTAAACAGTATATGAAGCTCCCTAGCTTGACATTGATTTGTGAAAGtgatttcaaatttagatGATAAAGAGTTCCTGCACTCTAGCTTTGTATCCTCAAGTGACTTTTGGTTTTCGTCGCACtgacaaatgaaaatttactactttattatttaaatgcaAATCCATATTTGGGAGGATATTGAATTGCATCTTCTTTTCTATTGACATTACTATGagaattatttcatttgattgaATGTCATTTTATCCTCTGAATAGTGTTTcctctttcaattttattttaaaatgaaggtTCCTCATTTATATGATATGAATCAAATGAGGATGCCACTACCCCTGGAGATGGCACAAGAGCCTGTTTACGTGAATGCCAAGCAATACCACGGTATCCTGCGGAGGCGGCAGATACGTGCAAAAGCAGAACTTGAGAAGAAGTTAATAAAAGCTCGAAAGGTAGTCTCTTCTGTTGCTTCAAATTTGTTCTGGTTGTGACTACCCTTGTGGCATCCTGATGATGAAACAGGGTGTTGGGAATTTCCTAACACTGAGTTTTCTAGTACCCTTTTTTTGGTCCTCTTGCTtggtaatattttctttccttaTTGACTTACAGCCGTATCTTCACGAGTCTCGACACCAACATGCCATGAGGAGGGCAA includes the following:
- the LOC105170803 gene encoding nuclear transcription factor Y subunit A-1 isoform X1 — translated: MCLDSIKIGQVLWRNYESMQPKSKTVNQGETNLYNGHNSTLCSEPWWNSTGFNSFSPAMMRGNASDSSSLEQSADGQSQSEGGINEDDDETVKQSPSTMPLQSDRNHRPENTNLEKGVPTLHPRPDGSLSQPPQLELVGHSIACAANPYDPYFGGVVAAYGQPMVPHLYDMNQMRMPLPLEMAQEPVYVNAKQYHGILRRRQIRAKAELEKKLIKARKPYLHESRHQHAMRRARGSGGRFAKKSDADTSKGTGSGSDVSSQSINSTGSEPLLSKSSGAKAPEPQNLYDSAASNFRKQTNLQEPVYQSHSGEMGEGPASSQQWGNIPSNHALAMQ
- the LOC105170803 gene encoding nuclear transcription factor Y subunit A-1 isoform X2 gives rise to the protein MQPKSKTVNQGETNLYNGHNSTLCSEPWWNSTGFNSFSPAMMRGNASDSSSLEQSADGQSQSEGGINEDDDETVKQSPSTMPLQSDRNHRPENTNLEKGVPTLHPRPDGSLSQPPQLELVGHSIACAANPYDPYFGGVVAAYGQPMVPHLYDMNQMRMPLPLEMAQEPVYVNAKQYHGILRRRQIRAKAELEKKLIKARKPYLHESRHQHAMRRARGSGGRFAKKSDADTSKGTGSGSDVSSQSINSTGSEPLLSKSSGAKAPEPQNLYDSAASNFRKQTNLQEPVYQSHSGEMGEGPASSQQWGNIPSNHALAMQ